In Marinobacter sp. M3C, the genomic stretch TGATCGGTTTCAGATCAAGACCTGAATCAATCATGACCGACATTTTGTACCATGTTTCGTACATCTCGCGGCCGTAGATACCCTTGATGGTGAGCATGTTGAATATGACCAGGTTCCAGTCGATGGTCAGGTCTTGCTCCGGTATGCCGAGCATGGCAATCTTGCCGCCATGACACATGCTGGCGATCAGGTCTCTGAAAGCCGACGCATTGCCGGACATTTCCAGGCCAACATCGAAGCCCTCTGTCATTCCGAGCGATTGCTGTACATCGCCAAGTTTTTCGCGGCTAACGTCTACCACTCTTGTTGCGCCAAGCGTTGTAGCCAGTTCCAGTCGCTTCGGATTTACGTCGGTTACCACCACATGACGGGCGCCGGCGTGCCGGCACACAGCCGCTGCCATGACACCGATCGGACCAGCGCCGGTAATGAGAACGTCTTCGCCGATCAGCGGGAACTGAAGCGCGGTATGAACAGCGTTACCGAACGGGTCGAACAGCGACGCTACATCCAGATCGATACCCGGACGATGCTCCCAGACGTTGGACATTGGCAGCGCGACATATTCAGCAAATGCACCCTGGCGATTGACGCCAATACTGCTGGTATGCGCGCAGAGATGTCGCCGGCCGGCCAGACAGTTGCGACAGCGGCCGCACACGACGTGG encodes the following:
- the tdh gene encoding L-threonine 3-dehydrogenase, whose amino-acid sequence is MKALVKSEAKQGLWLKDVPEPDVGINDVLVRVLRTAICGTDMHIYKWDSWAQKTIPVPMVVGHEFVGEIVRVGSNVNDFRPGQIVSGEGHVVCGRCRNCLAGRRHLCAHTSSIGVNRQGAFAEYVALPMSNVWEHRPGIDLDVASLFDPFGNAVHTALQFPLIGEDVLITGAGPIGVMAAAVCRHAGARHVVVTDVNPKRLELATTLGATRVVDVSREKLGDVQQSLGMTEGFDVGLEMSGNASAFRDLIASMCHGGKIAMLGIPEQDLTIDWNLVIFNMLTIKGIYGREMYETWYKMSVMIDSGLDLKPIISHRLHFSEFQQGFDALLAGSASKVVLDWSER